In the Plasmodium chabaudi chabaudi strain AS genome assembly, chromosome: 13 genome, one interval contains:
- a CDS encoding vacuolar protein sorting-associated protein 4, putative, translating to MDSEETINLAVKYAKDAVVEDEKKNYKEALNLYIQSLQYFNYFCKYEKNDNIRELILKKMEVYITRAADLKEMLNKKETIETKEKVGTSEEAKESMKKQIKEFILNKDQSIKWSDVCGLETAKEILKEAVIFPLKFPKLFNSSALPYKGILLYGPPGTGKTFLASACANECNMNFFNVSSSDLVSKYQGESEKYIRCLFDTAKEYSPAIIFIDEIDSLCGSRTDGENESTRRIKTEFLISMSGLNNYKNNIIVMGATNTPWSLDSGFRRRFEKRIYIPLPNLYARMKIFEKYINKAKSNDSNEENNTTAHNITNEDIKNFANITENYTGADIDIICRDAVYMPVKKCLLSKFFKQVKKNNKIYYMPCSPGDPDPTKIEKNVMSINENELLLPPLTLQDFKIAISNSKPSLSLDDLKRYEEWTNLYGMNGT from the coding sequence ATGGATTCAGAAGAGACAATTAATTTAGCAGTGAAATATGCAAAGGATGCGGTTGTAGAAGATgagaagaaaaattataaagaagccttaaatttatatatacagagtttacaatattttaattatttttgcaaatatgaaaaaaatgataatattagagaattgattttaaaaaaaatggaagtatatattactaGGGCTGCagatttaaaagaaatgcTTAACAAAAAAGAGACAATAGaaacaaaagaaaaggTTGGAACTTCTGAAGAAGCTAAAGAAAgtatgaaaaaacaaataaaagaatttatattaaataaagatcAAAGTATAAAATGGTCTGATGTGTGTGGTTTAGAAACAgcaaaagaaatattaaaagaagcCGTCATATTTCCTTTAAAATTCcccaaattatttaattcatcCGCATTACCATATAAaggtatattattatatggcCCACCAGGAACAggaaaaacatttttagcATCGGCTTGCGCTAATGAATGcaatatgaatttttttaatgtatcATCTTCTGACCTTGTTAGTAAATATCAAGGAGAaagtgaaaaatatattcgaTGTTTATTTGACACAGCTAAAGAATATTCACCagcaattatttttattgatgAAATTGATTCTTTATGTGGATCAAGAACCGACGGTGAAAACGAATCGACGAGAAGAATAAAAACAGAATTCTTAATAAGTATGAGTGGGTtaaacaattataaaaataatattattgttatggGTGCAACAAATACACCATGGTCTTTGGATAGTGGCTTTAGACGAAGATTTGAGAAAAGAATTTACATCCCTCTTccaaatttatatgcaagaatgaaaatatttgaaaaatatataaataaagcaaAATCGAATGACTCAAACGAGGAAAATAATACTACTGCTCATAATATTACTAATGaggatattaaaaattttgctAATATAACTGAAAATTATACTGGTGCTGATATAGACATTATTTGTAGAGATGCTGTATATATGCCAGTAAAGAAATGTCTtctttcaaaattttttaaacaagtcaaaaaaaataataaaatttattatatgccaTGTTCTCCAGGGGATCCTGATCCaacaaaaattgaaaaaaatgtaatgagcataaatgaaaatgaattattattacccCCGTTGACTTTACAAGATTTTAAAATTGCAATATCTAATTCAAAACCTTCTTTATCATTAGACGATTTAAAAAGGTATGAGGAGTGGACAAATCTTTACGGAATGAATGGtacataa
- a CDS encoding MA3 domain-containing protein, putative: protein MTSNKRKSKKLNLLKDQKFLTKKYVDMNDPIYDSELEDENCFFTVVNSEEIEYSQKVNNMKSKMFDDLSILTFDEFEKKCDLLINNFFTSYNFKEFIENLKELNENKYNDYLVLQLIKKSFDRDDECQINVSCLLNLLNITKLINQEQVHRAFEKILLSLDDIKLDCPSCYEIFLKYLRFSTLDNVIDKNYIFKLPTMFFDSLNIQDIDESSLGLENGKINGDISAFPDDENMKEKKQDNLDDKPEDKGKDDMYEQNNEDVEEKKKTKDEIWKDTLYWVLELNIKEMEKEKKEFKNKSRDFLCDFFNDGNIDDVIEFLNNTNSLFHYEFIRISIIESFSKNNICRKFISYLLDNLSETYYFKNDIIIAFIRIIGYIDDYEIDFPNSKEMICKFLLRCIHDDVLYPAFLSDIYKLHIGGVTGMMICNKTQQRVIDKKSKNLNNISFIWDEDDTYEKMKLKRKINNTLLEYFYLYIDEEEFYLYLDEFLPSYHDLCNYVVKKIFILNVDINNDINLSLKLVQHLVNKNFISKKNIEEGIQEVLNSLRDIMLDIPKYPEDLKKIITLLLENDYISKEVFENALKEIQTFNI, encoded by the coding sequence ATGACTTcgaataaaagaaaaagtaaaaaactTAACTTGCTCAAGGATCAAAAATTTTTGACGAAGAAATATGTAGACATGAATGATCCAATATATGATAGTGAACTAGAAGATGAGAATTGCTTTTTTACTGTTGTAAATTCAGAGGAAATTGAATACTCTcaaaaagtaaataatatgaaaagcAAGATGTTTGATGATCTTAGTATATTAACATTTGACgagtttgaaaaaaaatgcgatttattaattaacaatttttttacaagttataattttaaagagTTTAtcgaaaatttaaaagaattaaatgaaaataaatataatgattatttagttttacaattaattaaaaagtcGTTTGATCGAGATGATGAGTGTCAAATAAATGTATCATgcttattaaatttattaaatattactaaattaataaatcaaGAGCAAGTACATAGAGCCTTTGAAAAGATATTATTAAGTTTAgatgatataaaattagATTGCCCATCAtgttatgaaatatttttaaaatatcttAGATTTAGTACTTTAGATAATgtaattgataaaaattatatatttaaattaccTACAATGTTTTTTGATAGCTTAAACATCCAAGATATAGATGAAAGTTCATTAGGTTTAGAAAACGGCAAAATTAATGGCGATATTTCAGCCTTTCctgatgatgaaaatatgaaagaaaaaaaacaagatAATTTAGATGATAAACCAGAAGATAAGGGAAAAGACGATATGTacgaacaaaataatgaagatgTAGAagagaagaaaaaaacaaaagacGAAATATGGAAAGATACACTATATTGGGTCTtagaattaaatataaaagaaatggaaaaagaaaaaaaagagtttaaaaataaatcaagaGATTTCTTATgcgatttttttaatgatgGAAATATAGATGATGTtattgaatttttaaacaatACAAATAGTTTATTTCATTACGAATTTATTAGAATAAGTATAATAGAATCatttagtaaaaataatatatgcagaaaatttatatcgTATTTATTGGATAATTTAAGTGaaacttattattttaaaaacgaTATTATTATAGCATTTATTCGAATTATTGGATATATAGATGATTATGAAATAGATTTCCCTAATTCAAAAGAAATgatatgtaaatttttattaagatGTATTCATGATGATGTACTGTATCCCGCTTTTCTaagtgatatatataaattacatATTGGGGGTGTGACTGGTATGATGATATGCAATAAAACACAACAAAGGGTTATTGATAAAAAGTCAAAAaacttaaataatataagttTTATATGGGATGAAGATGAtacatatgaaaaaatgaaattaaaaagaaaaattaataataccTTATTAGaatatttctatttatatatagatgaagaagaattttatttatatcttgaTGAATTTTTGCCATCTTATCATGATTTGTGTAATTAtgttgttaaaaaaatatttatacttaATGTTGATATTAATAACgatattaatttatctttGAAATTAGTTCAACATttggtaaataaaaattttatatcaaaaaaaaatattgaagaAGGCATACAAGAGGTTCTAAATTCATTAAGAGACATTATGTTGGATATACCTAAATATCCCGAagatttgaaaaaaattataaccCTTTTACTCGAAAACGATTATATATCAAAGGAAGTTTTTGAGAATGCTCTCAAAGAAATCCAAACcttcaatatataa
- a CDS encoding large ribosomal subunit nuclear export factor, putative, translating into MNKKYNDFENRKRNKQNGKKDFSKANLKKMDKNFKQKNIKLKNVYAGKNKNWKGKINSNTIYSTDKNNSRQSSNDRRNNDRGNYNEYNKKEIYDLDEILKDYSDNKITLKKPDETFILHLCKLYNISELWVLLKKGMEHIVSKYVIKKKKKNLQYDNINFYIKKLQKRKKKIYKNYIENEDMINNTKEDNEENDDDEKTKDDLPNGDKFNDTNMTSFSQKLLFFDIEDALFNIDNDQISVNKKAWKKKIKDLLKKKTQSLEISKDDSEDDNDNLEKTKKNKEYSISYSDIPIYLRQIYDIENKFSNNSGENIEQVNIKEIAKQKVNMSNIYKLLYDIGLTMMYHNFNVYIEKHAEDEEQLHLEIIHNKNNIFSDRINNMVVLIKKKPLIYIMYAKVLIDSYKKKDNLFLKKTILECLKHIFLFVLHNDNLLTFEENDQNVLNYILNIFFNRFNFKDYNVSSFYFFFNSLIYIYAFENFTKKLFIQYNFILKNAVYSMIPSLFFLSANNINEFCLKKKENRYTNLNVLLEAYMTQTKGNPILLKFIKHFIQTDGFRDYIIFYFFEKILSNIAYCVNIIVSALREKQNMDKVVDSFKNEVININRCLYVIYKVKCQTMNDITEHIIYFSTYIFDLFSLNIYELYEKRNILLTSWSIEKMKYMKNIQETDKNNNENNNGNDNVKLNGGENGHIHTNNIDTTNYTHKDHDHNSNINKESQMMIKTNGDVSNNNLNTNEYSDPKLNENQTTENKPENEQAEKEYKDDKDEKKKKKKIAEINIFHKYCLYGYLSKKIIKLLSSILVKNIYFIICNKSAPTKNEENDIEENKSQDKKYLNSLNFISILKVIKSVDSYKIKINFLIVMFLLLYCSQQLDDNAYCFFYSILKDINYYECYHTYNFYSLMTVLILTDPNLIRNLSFIKRIFQFSIHSKETWTYIYSLNMIKYLVFKKNILMKFLFNNENKLCDDNINYVKNMHMLKFNKYHKNNEVYKVDDKIFIYNKSVNNPLDSNSVLTHLYEFYNFTSMLNNNFDNLLLEFRNINIFNNMSIFKSKPNKNDKANNNSAQVIHNNGNADKENSTSIGGEAYNYNNQTSEEQSDEKRGDGNMDDNSINGAVSTIVTNGDGKEDSQVDDIIINIKNKHSKEYNMAENYKIEHTNNNTSENKFQTPLNKTRYELQKGNNMNYVTHKTSYSTHIVINMMEKLALNYKTAMDQLSMNSIFNNFLHDCCINESIQNNDGTINHGKLKLYNNAYQKYYYDILHLYNNSSFKKFKDKYKTKRKKQKDNEHRDDDSTSSIDEEQEEDRFLDEYIAKNFDLDNNLNEYADNEDGDDLFLNINNKNKSKKAFKDKSATNKKRNLTSVSSNKKKSQKKRHKSEQLSDDNILEFSDFVKSKKNKNRKKN; encoded by the coding sequence atgaataaaaaatacaatgaTTTCgaaaatagaaaaagaaataaacaaaatggaaaaaaagatTTCAGTAAAGCTAACTTAAAGAAAATGGATAAAAACTTcaagcaaaaaaatataaaattaaaaaacgtATACGCAggtaaaaacaaaaattggaaagggaaaataaacagtaatacaatatatagcactgataaaaataacagcAGACAAAGTAGTAACGATAGGCGTAATAATGATAGAGGAAActataatgaatataataaaaaagaaatttatGATCTTGATGAGATATTAAAGGATTATTCTGACAACAAAataactttaaaaaaaccaGATgaaacttttattttacatttatgtaagttatataatataagtgAATTGTGggttttgttaaaaaaagggATGGAACATATAGtttcaaaatatgttataaaaaaaaagaaaaaaaatttacaatatgataatataaatttttacattaaaaaattgcaaaaaagaaaaaaaaaaatatataagaattatattgaaaatgaagatatgataaataatacaaaagaaGATAAcgaagaaaatgatgacGATGAAAAAACGAAAGATGATTTACCAAATGGAGACAAATTTAACGATACAAATATGACATCATTTAGCCAAAAAttgcttttttttgatatagaAGATGCATTATTCAATATTGATAATGATCAAATTagtgtaaataaaaaagcgtggaaaaaaaaaataaaagatttactaaaaaaaaaaactcaATCATTAGAAATCTCTAAAGATGATAGTGAAGATGATAATGATAACttagaaaaaacaaaaaaaaacaaagaatATTCAATCAGTTACAGCGATATACCTATATATTTGAGACAAATTTATGATAtagaaaacaaatttaGTAATAATTCCGGAGAAAACATAGAACAAGTTAACATCAAAGAAATAGCAAAGCAAAAGGTAAACATgagtaatatatataaattgttATACGATATAGGACTTACAATGATGTACcataattttaatgtatatatagaaaaacaCGCAGAAGATGAAGAACAACTACATTTAGAAATaattcataataaaaataatatatttagtgatagaattaataatatggttgtattaataaaaaaaaaaccattaatatacataatgtATGCAAAAGTATTAATTGATtcgtataaaaaaaaagataatttatttttaaaaaaaacaatattagAATGCTTgaagcatatatttttatttgttttacataatgataatttattaacatttgaagaaaatgatcaaaatgtattaaattatatattaaatatattttttaacagaTTTAATTTTAAGGATTATAATGTATCTtccttttatttcttttttaattctttaatatatatctatgcatttgaaaattttactaaaaagttatttatacaatataattttattttaaaaaatgctgTATATAGTATGATACCgagtttgttttttttatcagcaaataatataaatgagttttgtttaaaaaaaaaggaaaatagatacacaaatttaaatgtattattagAAGCCTACATGACCCAAACAAAAGGAAatccaattttattaaaatttataaagcATTTTATACAGACTGACGGATTTAGAGattatattatcttttatttttttgaaaaaatattatcaaatatagcatattgtgttaatattattgttagCGCTTTAagagaaaaacaaaatatggatAAGGTTGTAGatagttttaaaaatgaagttataaatattaacagATGcttatatgttatatataaagtcAAATGTCAAACTATGAATGATATAACTGAacatatcatatatttttcaacatACATATTTGACTTATTTTCACTAAACATATATGAGTTATATGAAAAGAGAAACATACTTTTGACGTCATGGAGTAtcgaaaaaatgaaatatatgaagAATATCCAAGAAACGGacaaaaacaataatgaaaataacaatGGAAATGATAATGTAAAGCTAAACGGTGGTGAAAACGGTCACATACAcactaataatatagatacCACAAATTATACTCATAAAGATCATGATCATAATAGTAACATAAACAAAGAATCtcaaatgatgataaaaacaaatggcGATGtttctaataataatttaaatacaaatGAATATTCAGATCCTAAACTGAATGAGAACCAAACAACAGAAAACAAACCTGAGAATGAACAAGCcgaaaaagaatataaagatgataaagatgaaaaaaagaaaaagaaaaaaattgctgaaataaatattttccataaatATTGTTTGTATGGATAtttaagtaaaaaaattatcaaactGTTATCAAGTATattagtaaaaaatatatattttataatatgtaataaaagTGCACCAACAAAAAATGAGGAAAATGATATCGAGGAAAATAAATCTCaggataaaaaatatttaaacagcttaaattttatatccatattaaaagttataaaaaGTGTAGAttcttataaaattaaaataaactttttaatagtaatgtttttattactatattGTTCTCAGCAATTAGACGATAATgcttattgttttttttatagtatactaaaagatataaattattatgaatgTTATCAtacttataatttttatagtttAATGAcagttttaatattaacagATCCCAATTTAATAAGAAATTTGagttttataaaaagaatatttcaGTTTAGTATCCATTCAAAAGAGACGTGGACATATATCTATTCATTAAacatgataaaatatttagtttttaaaaaaaatatattaatgaaattcttatttaataatgaaaataaattatgtgatgataatataaattatgttaaaaatatgcacatgctcaaatttaataaatatcacAAGAATAATGAGGTTTATAAAGttgatgataaaattttcatttataataaatcagTAAATAATCCTTTAGATTCAAATTCAGTATTAAcacatttatatgaattttaCAATTTCACATCCATGTTAAATAATAACTTTGACAATCTATTATTGGAATttagaaatattaatatttttaataatatgtcTATCTTTAAAAGCaaaccaaataaaaatgataaagcTAACAATAATAGTGCACAAGTTATTCACAATAATGGCAATGCggataaagaaaattctACATCGATAGGAGGTGAAgcttataattataacaaCCAAACAAGTGAAGAACAAAGTGACGAAAAAAGAGGCGATGGAAATATGGATGACAATTCAATCAATGGTGCAGTTTCTACTATAGTTACTAATGGGGATGGAAAAGAGGATTCACAGGTGGATgacataattattaatataaaaaataaacacagcaaagaatataatatggCTGAAAACTACAAAATTGAgcatacaaataataatacttcggaaaataaatttcaaACACCCCTAAATAAAACTAGATATGAGCTCCAAAAAggtaataatatgaattatgTAACTCATAAAACATCATATAGTACACATattgtaataaatatgatggAAAAATTAGCTTTGAATTATAAAACTGCAATGGATCAATTAAGCATGAATTCCATCTTTAACAACTTTTTGCATGATTGTTGTATTAATGAAAGtattcaaaataatgatgGAACTATCAATCatggaaaattaaaattatataataatgcttatcaaaaatattattatgacatattacatttatataataatagcagttttaaaaaatttaaagataaatataaaactaaaagaaaaaaacaaaaagataATGAACACAGAGATGATGATTCGACTTCCTCAATCGATGAAGAGCAAGAAGAAGATCGATTTTTAGATGAATATATAGCCAAAAATTTTGACttagataataatttaaatgaatatgcTGATAATGAAGATGGAGATgacttatttttaaatattaataataagaataaaTCCAAGAAAGCTTTTAAAGATAAATCGgctacaaataaaaaacgaaatTTAACATCAGTTTCTtcgaataaaaaaaaatcacaaaaaaaaagacacaAATCTGAACAACTGTCTGATGACAACATATTAGAATTTTCAGATTTCGTCAAatcaaagaaaaataaaaacagaaaaaaaaattaa